Proteins encoded in a region of the Cytobacillus luteolus genome:
- the purB gene encoding adenylosuccinate lyase, giving the protein MIERYTRPEMGAIWTEENRFNAWLEVEILACEAWAELGDIPKEDVALIREKASFNIDRIKEIEEETRHDVVAFTRAVSETLGEERKWVHYGLTSTDVVDTALSYLLKQANNILLRDIENFVQILAEKAREHKHTVMMGRTHGVHAEPTTFGLKLALWHEEMKRNLERFKRATATVEAGKISGAVGTYANIDPFVEKYVCEKLGLTAAPISTQTLQRDRHAEYMSTLALIATSIEKFAVEVRSLQKSETREVEEFFAKGQKGSSAMPHKRNPIGSENMTGIARVIRGYMLTAYENVPLWHERDISHSSAERIILPDATIGLNYMLNRFSNIIKNLTVFPENMKRNMDRTLGLIYSQRVLLALIDAGMTREEAYDTVQPKAMEAWEKQVHFRELVEAEEKISSRLTPAQIDDCFDYNYHIKHVDMIFERLGL; this is encoded by the coding sequence ATGATTGAACGTTATACAAGACCAGAAATGGGTGCGATTTGGACAGAAGAAAATCGCTTTAATGCATGGTTAGAGGTAGAAATTTTAGCTTGTGAAGCGTGGGCTGAACTTGGTGATATTCCAAAGGAAGATGTTGCTCTTATTCGTGAAAAGGCATCTTTCAATATAGATCGAATTAAAGAAATAGAAGAAGAAACACGTCATGATGTTGTGGCTTTCACACGTGCAGTGTCAGAAACCCTTGGCGAAGAAAGAAAATGGGTACATTATGGATTAACTTCAACAGATGTTGTTGATACAGCATTATCGTATTTATTAAAACAAGCTAACAATATTTTGTTACGAGATATTGAGAATTTTGTTCAGATTTTAGCTGAAAAAGCACGTGAACATAAACACACCGTTATGATGGGACGTACTCATGGAGTGCATGCAGAACCTACTACATTTGGTCTAAAGCTTGCTTTATGGCACGAAGAAATGAAGCGTAACTTGGAAAGATTCAAGCGTGCTACAGCAACAGTGGAAGCTGGAAAAATCTCCGGAGCTGTTGGTACATATGCAAATATCGATCCTTTTGTTGAGAAATACGTGTGTGAAAAATTGGGCTTAACAGCTGCTCCTATTTCAACACAAACTCTTCAGCGTGATCGTCATGCAGAATATATGAGTACACTTGCTTTAATTGCAACTTCGATTGAAAAATTTGCAGTAGAAGTTCGAAGCTTACAAAAGAGTGAAACACGTGAGGTTGAAGAGTTTTTTGCAAAAGGTCAAAAAGGTTCATCAGCTATGCCTCATAAACGTAACCCAATCGGTTCAGAAAACATGACAGGAATTGCTCGTGTTATTCGTGGTTACATGTTAACAGCCTATGAAAATGTACCATTATGGCATGAACGTGATATCTCACATTCATCTGCAGAACGTATTATTTTACCGGATGCAACAATCGGCCTTAATTATATGCTAAACCGTTTTAGCAATATCATTAAAAACTTAACTGTGTTCCCAGAAAACATGAAGCGTAACATGGATCGTACATTAGGTTTAATCTACTCTCAACGTGTTTTACTAGCATTAATCGATGCAGGAATGACACGTGAAGAAGCGTACGATACAGTCCAACCAAAAGCAATGGAAGCTTGGGAAAAACAAGTCCATTTCCGTGAACTAGTCGAAGCAGAAGAAAAAATATCATCACGCCTAACACCAGCACAAATCGACGACTGCTTTGACTACAACTACCACATCAAACATGTGGATATGATTTTTGAACGACTAGGTTTGTAA